A region from the Arthrobacter roseus genome encodes:
- a CDS encoding metal ABC transporter permease, translated as MDVLAWLTEPFHYGFLTRALIVTLAAALVSAVLSCWLILMGWSLMGDAVSHAVLPGVALAYIVGAPFSLGAFVFGAGAVSLIGLVRSTTRLKSDTVIGVVFTSLFAVGLIIVSATPSQVDLGHILFGNVLGVNDAELWQVIILGALTLAALLFKRRDLTLYAFDQVHAHAIGLSTRLLSALLLGLLALTVVVGLQAVGIILVVAMLITPGATAFLLTRKFTTMLIIAAGLAVGSSVAGIYASYYFDVSTGASVVVAQSVLFFCAYLFAPRTGVLTNIRRATATQ; from the coding sequence ATGGACGTTCTCGCCTGGCTCACTGAGCCCTTCCACTACGGGTTTCTCACTCGCGCGCTCATTGTCACCCTGGCGGCTGCGCTTGTCTCCGCCGTGCTCTCCTGCTGGCTCATTCTCATGGGCTGGTCACTGATGGGGGACGCCGTGTCGCACGCAGTTCTGCCAGGGGTTGCCCTGGCCTATATTGTCGGCGCACCATTCTCCCTCGGCGCTTTCGTCTTCGGGGCCGGCGCCGTCTCCCTGATAGGCCTGGTCCGTTCCACCACCAGACTCAAGTCCGACACCGTGATCGGCGTCGTCTTCACATCCCTCTTTGCCGTCGGATTAATCATTGTCTCCGCAACGCCAAGCCAAGTGGATCTCGGGCATATCCTCTTCGGGAACGTCCTCGGAGTCAACGACGCCGAACTATGGCAGGTAATCATCCTAGGAGCGCTGACGCTGGCTGCGCTCCTCTTCAAACGTCGGGACCTGACGCTCTATGCGTTCGACCAGGTACACGCGCACGCTATTGGGCTCAGCACACGCCTGCTCTCCGCCCTGCTGCTGGGCCTGCTTGCCCTCACCGTCGTCGTCGGGCTTCAGGCTGTGGGAATCATTCTGGTGGTGGCCATGCTCATCACACCCGGGGCAACAGCCTTCCTGCTCACACGAAAGTTCACCACCATGCTAATCATTGCGGCTGGCCTCGCCGTCGGGTCCTCCGTAGCGGGGATCTACGCAAGCTACTATTTCGATGTATCCACCGGCGCATCCGTTGTCGTGGCCCAGTCAGTATTGTTCTTTTGTGCTTATCTTTTTGCACCACGAACCGGAGTGCTGACGAACATCAGACGCGCAACGGCAACACAGTGA
- a CDS encoding metal-dependent transcriptional regulator, producing MAGTDDGQSADAHSASVQDYVKVIYGLTEWRCAPVTPVRIAKRLSVANSSVTGMLTKLVRLGLVDYVAYKPVLLTPEGRTLALTMVRRHRLLETFLVQDLGYTWDEVHAEAEMLEHTVSDRFIEELDKRLHRPRRDPHGDPIPSHDGTIVLPQAHPLSELDDGHPGHLVRVSDENPALLRFLTTEGVSLDTPVKVLERNQFGGSMRVGFGESPNVTVLNAGDEMADALWIHSTDTHIGCNLV from the coding sequence ATGGCAGGAACAGACGACGGCCAGTCCGCCGATGCGCACAGTGCCAGTGTGCAGGACTATGTGAAGGTGATTTACGGGCTGACTGAGTGGAGGTGCGCGCCAGTGACTCCCGTCCGGATCGCGAAACGACTCTCGGTCGCGAACTCCTCCGTGACAGGGATGCTGACAAAACTTGTCCGGCTGGGGCTCGTGGACTACGTTGCCTACAAGCCCGTCCTGTTGACCCCGGAAGGACGCACCCTCGCCCTGACCATGGTGCGCAGGCACCGTCTTCTCGAAACCTTCCTCGTCCAAGATCTTGGTTACACCTGGGATGAAGTCCATGCCGAGGCGGAAATGCTAGAACACACCGTCTCGGACCGATTCATTGAGGAGCTGGACAAGAGGCTCCACCGTCCGCGTCGAGACCCACACGGTGATCCGATTCCCTCCCACGACGGCACCATCGTACTCCCCCAGGCCCATCCTCTTTCCGAGCTCGACGACGGCCATCCGGGGCACTTAGTGCGTGTCAGCGATGAAAATCCGGCTCTGCTAAGATTCCTGACCACCGAGGGAGTTTCCCTCGATACCCCCGTAAAGGTCCTCGAGCGCAACCAGTTCGGTGGATCGATGCGTGTTGGTTTCGGAGAGAGCCCCAACGTCACAGTCCTCAACGCCGGAGACGAGATGGCGGACGCACTCTGGATCCATTCCACCGACACTCACATTGGGTGCAACCTTGTCTAA
- a CDS encoding fluoride efflux transporter FluC, with the protein MSNTHTWKVWTGVGCGAFLGTEARYLIGLAVPETSGSVPWTTLAVNITGSFILGYLTSRWMARPAPFWLRAAVGPGILGSFTTFSSVMLTLTILSTDGSTGWAATYLALSVVLGLGAAVAGLSLGRRTRREASNE; encoded by the coding sequence TTGTCTAATACCCACACCTGGAAAGTTTGGACCGGCGTCGGATGCGGTGCATTCCTGGGAACCGAGGCACGGTACCTCATAGGCCTGGCGGTCCCCGAAACATCGGGAAGCGTCCCATGGACAACGCTGGCCGTCAATATTACCGGCAGTTTCATCCTCGGTTACCTGACCTCGAGGTGGATGGCGCGCCCCGCACCGTTCTGGTTGCGGGCCGCCGTTGGGCCGGGAATCCTCGGTTCGTTCACCACGTTCTCTTCGGTCATGCTCACCCTGACCATACTGAGCACCGACGGTTCAACCGGCTGGGCCGCGACCTACCTTGCGCTCTCTGTGGTTTTAGGGCTAGGGGCAGCGGTCGCCGGATTATCGCTCGGTAGGCGGACCCGGCGGGAAGCGAGCAACGAATGA
- a CDS encoding fluoride efflux transporter FluC, whose translation MTGFWLALTIGSAGAVGGLLRFGLDSFFAARQAHDGGLPHWPWATFVVNAVGSTLIGLVFGWYSQREAANAGYEVVGIGLAGGLTTFSSWTVATVKLWMEGRQRAALGNVLANIIVGWGCAVFGIWVTSSLV comes from the coding sequence ATGACCGGCTTCTGGCTCGCCCTGACCATCGGATCGGCAGGCGCCGTCGGAGGACTCTTACGCTTCGGCCTAGACAGCTTCTTCGCTGCCCGGCAGGCTCACGACGGTGGCCTCCCGCACTGGCCCTGGGCCACATTCGTCGTCAACGCCGTGGGTAGCACGCTCATCGGGCTCGTCTTCGGATGGTACTCACAGCGTGAGGCAGCCAATGCTGGCTACGAAGTCGTGGGGATCGGCTTAGCGGGAGGACTGACAACCTTCAGCTCATGGACTGTTGCGACAGTGAAATTGTGGATGGAAGGACGCCAACGAGCCGCGCTAGGAAATGTGCTGGCTAACATCATTGTTGGTTGGGGTTGCGCAGTCTTCGGCATCTGGGTCACGAGCAGCCTCGTCTAA
- the smpB gene encoding SsrA-binding protein SmpB — protein MPKESGRKVVATNRKARHDYAVLDTYEAGLALMGTEVKSLREGRASLTDGFAVFYRDELWLEGIHIPEYTQGSWTNHSARRRRKLLLHREELDKISHKIRESGFTLVPLQLYFVDGKAKVEIAVARGKKDYDKRQTLREKQDNREALRAMREKNRQA, from the coding sequence GTGCCTAAAGAGAGTGGTCGTAAAGTTGTGGCCACGAACAGAAAGGCCCGGCACGACTACGCTGTGCTTGATACCTATGAGGCAGGCCTTGCCCTGATGGGTACTGAAGTGAAGTCGCTCAGGGAAGGCAGAGCGTCGTTGACAGACGGGTTCGCTGTTTTCTATCGAGACGAGCTGTGGCTCGAAGGTATTCATATTCCTGAGTACACGCAAGGCAGCTGGACCAACCATTCGGCGCGTCGGCGGCGGAAGCTGCTGCTACATCGTGAAGAACTCGACAAGATCTCCCACAAGATTCGTGAGTCGGGCTTTACCCTTGTGCCTTTGCAGTTGTACTTTGTGGACGGCAAAGCGAAAGTGGAAATCGCCGTAGCGCGAGGAAAAAAGGATTACGACAAGCGTCAAACGCTTCGCGAGAAGCAGGATAATCGCGAAGCTCTGCGGGCAATGCGGGAGAAAAACAGGCAAGCGTGA
- a CDS encoding M23 family metallopeptidase — MQSMKFGKGSRNGGPCLYSALVGTALVTVLTVSVGVAGVAQANDLDDQNSALKEKIENVKESLEFLDTDIAETVATLETYQGQLPAAQQELADAQGRVVEATNEVNGLSQRVDLAQETKDKISQQIDQDKARMTETKKVIGQIATQAYKNGGVPSSISLILGADGADNLTSSINLADQAMRSQGAAMDRLAQQNATNANSEARLTSVEEEIRDLKVQADEALAREQDARDDAAAKKEHVDKLIADTSSLSAKLEAQRPVVQKKLEQTRAAQEAVQEQIAERQRKLLEEARRKAEEQRRQAAAAEAAAAEAAAAAAEKARQEQIERDRREAAKNNRPEPPPPPPIKPAPAPAPAPVAPGNPSAFGLKYPVNAPISSGFGWRPTPSGTIDFGGIGGYLHSGIDFAPPCGTPVYAPASGEVWFADQGGGQMIGTGNRIVLNHGIVRGNVLATNFYHLQSMNVYSGQRVSAGQLIGRVGNTGNSSGCHLHFETMLNGELVNPMSLM, encoded by the coding sequence ATGCAGTCGATGAAATTTGGTAAGGGAAGCCGGAACGGCGGTCCCTGCCTCTACAGTGCGCTGGTGGGTACAGCGCTGGTCACCGTTCTGACGGTGTCTGTTGGGGTTGCCGGGGTAGCGCAGGCGAATGATCTGGATGACCAGAACTCCGCTTTGAAGGAGAAAATCGAGAATGTCAAAGAGTCTCTGGAGTTTCTTGACACGGACATAGCCGAGACTGTCGCGACCCTCGAGACCTATCAGGGTCAGCTACCAGCGGCTCAGCAGGAACTTGCTGATGCTCAGGGCCGGGTGGTTGAAGCGACCAACGAAGTCAATGGACTGTCACAGCGGGTGGACCTCGCCCAAGAGACCAAAGACAAGATCTCCCAACAGATTGATCAGGACAAGGCAAGGATGACCGAGACCAAAAAGGTCATCGGCCAAATTGCCACGCAGGCGTACAAGAATGGTGGCGTGCCTTCAAGTATTTCGCTGATTCTCGGAGCAGACGGCGCAGATAACCTGACCAGTTCCATAAACCTTGCCGATCAAGCTATGCGAAGCCAAGGTGCGGCCATGGACCGCTTGGCTCAGCAGAATGCTACGAACGCCAATTCCGAGGCGCGTCTTACTTCTGTTGAGGAGGAAATCCGCGATCTCAAAGTGCAGGCAGATGAGGCACTCGCGCGTGAGCAGGACGCCCGCGATGATGCTGCGGCAAAGAAGGAGCACGTCGATAAACTCATTGCAGACACGTCCTCTCTGTCCGCGAAACTCGAGGCACAGCGACCAGTCGTTCAGAAGAAGCTGGAGCAGACTAGAGCTGCTCAGGAGGCTGTTCAGGAGCAGATAGCCGAACGTCAGCGCAAATTGTTGGAAGAAGCTCGGCGCAAGGCCGAGGAGCAACGGCGTCAGGCTGCGGCTGCGGAGGCCGCAGCTGCAGAGGCGGCGGCTGCGGCTGCAGAGAAGGCACGTCAGGAGCAGATCGAACGTGATCGCCGTGAAGCGGCCAAGAATAACCGCCCGGAACCGCCTCCGCCGCCTCCGATAAAGCCGGCGCCGGCACCAGCACCGGCGCCTGTCGCCCCTGGTAATCCGTCCGCGTTCGGTTTGAAGTATCCCGTCAACGCTCCTATCTCATCCGGTTTCGGATGGCGGCCGACGCCGTCGGGCACTATCGACTTTGGCGGCATCGGTGGTTATCTGCATAGCGGAATTGATTTCGCACCGCCTTGTGGCACACCGGTTTACGCCCCGGCGAGCGGGGAAGTCTGGTTCGCGGATCAGGGTGGCGGTCAGATGATTGGCACAGGAAACCGTATTGTGCTCAATCATGGAATTGTTCGGGGCAACGTCTTAGCAACCAATTTTTACCATCTTCAGAGCATGAACGTTTATTCAGGGCAACGTGTGAGCGCTGGCCAACTCATTGGTCGGGTGGGCAATACGGGCAACTCCTCTGGGTGCCATCTTCATTTCGAGACGATGTTGAACGGGGAGCTCGTGAACCCGATGAGCCTCATGTAG
- the ftsX gene encoding permease-like cell division protein FtsX, giving the protein MRLAFILGEIGSGLRRNLSMVVSVILVTFVSLTFVGAAGLLQLQINQMKGYWYDKVQVAVFLCGDSSSAATCAQGPVTDEQRDGIRDVLSSPTVQQYVDTVEYESQEQALAHFRDQFANSPIVDSVTADQLPESFRVSLQDPEKYEVINEAFSSLPGVEVVIDQRELLEKVFSVINFASGVALVIAGVMLVCATLLIATTIRLSAFSRRRETGIMRLVGASKAVIQLPFVLEGVIAAVIGAALASGTLWSISHFAIGGWLAKQYPETAFISSMQVLWIAPGLILLAVLLAGLSSLLTLRRYLKV; this is encoded by the coding sequence ATGAGGCTAGCTTTTATCCTGGGCGAGATTGGCTCAGGACTGCGCCGAAACCTGTCCATGGTTGTTTCCGTGATTCTGGTGACCTTTGTGTCGCTGACGTTCGTCGGCGCAGCTGGACTGCTCCAACTTCAGATAAACCAGATGAAAGGCTACTGGTACGACAAAGTGCAAGTTGCCGTCTTCCTGTGCGGCGACTCGTCTTCTGCTGCGACCTGTGCCCAGGGGCCCGTGACGGACGAACAGCGTGACGGTATCCGCGATGTTCTGAGTTCTCCCACCGTTCAGCAGTACGTGGACACCGTTGAGTACGAATCGCAGGAGCAGGCACTGGCTCACTTCCGAGACCAGTTCGCGAACTCGCCCATCGTCGATTCGGTCACCGCGGATCAGTTGCCCGAATCCTTCAGAGTGAGCCTGCAAGATCCTGAAAAGTACGAAGTCATCAATGAGGCCTTCTCGTCATTGCCCGGTGTTGAGGTGGTGATTGACCAGCGTGAACTGCTCGAGAAGGTCTTCTCTGTCATTAACTTCGCTTCGGGCGTGGCACTGGTGATTGCTGGGGTCATGCTTGTCTGCGCGACTCTTCTGATCGCCACGACGATCAGGCTCTCTGCCTTCAGCCGACGTCGGGAAACCGGCATCATGCGCCTTGTCGGCGCATCCAAAGCTGTCATCCAATTACCGTTTGTACTGGAAGGAGTGATCGCGGCGGTCATCGGTGCGGCGCTGGCATCGGGAACGCTGTGGTCCATTTCGCACTTTGCCATTGGCGGGTGGCTGGCCAAGCAGTACCCTGAAACTGCCTTCATTTCCTCCATGCAGGTGCTGTGGATTGCGCCTGGATTGATTCTCTTGGCGGTGCTTCTGGCCGGACTGTCCTCATTGTTAACCCTCCGGCGGTACTTAAAGGTTTAG
- the ftsE gene encoding cell division ATP-binding protein FtsE, whose amino-acid sequence MIRFDQVTKIYDQNSRPALDAVSIDVDRGEFVFLVGASGSGKSTFLRLVLKEDRASRGSVYVAGQNVANIPSWRVPRLRRGIGVVFQDFRLLPNKNVFSNVAFAMQVIGRSRAVIRETVPEVLKTVGLEGKNLRLPHELSGGEQQRVAIARAIVNKPGILLADEPTGNLDPTTSAGIMSVLDRINQNGTTVVMATHDDDIVNSMRKRVVELRDGLVVRDEAHGIYIGETKVAE is encoded by the coding sequence ATGATTCGATTTGATCAGGTCACCAAGATCTATGACCAAAATTCCCGACCGGCGTTGGATGCGGTAAGCATAGACGTCGACCGCGGCGAGTTTGTTTTTCTGGTCGGTGCCTCTGGCTCCGGAAAGTCTACTTTCCTTCGGCTGGTGCTCAAGGAAGACCGAGCGTCCCGGGGATCTGTCTACGTTGCCGGGCAGAACGTGGCGAATATTCCCAGTTGGCGAGTGCCAAGGCTTCGGCGCGGGATAGGCGTCGTTTTTCAGGACTTTCGTCTGCTGCCGAACAAGAATGTCTTCTCCAACGTCGCGTTCGCCATGCAGGTTATCGGCAGAAGCCGTGCGGTCATCAGGGAAACGGTCCCTGAAGTCCTCAAGACCGTCGGGCTGGAAGGCAAGAATTTACGTTTGCCACACGAACTTTCCGGTGGTGAGCAGCAGCGTGTGGCGATTGCCCGCGCGATTGTCAACAAGCCTGGCATCCTGCTGGCAGATGAACCTACCGGTAACCTGGACCCGACTACATCTGCGGGCATCATGAGCGTTCTTGACCGCATCAACCAAAATGGCACCACGGTAGTGATGGCGACCCACGACGACGACATCGTCAATTCGATGCGTAAGCGCGTTGTGGAGCTGCGTGACGGCCTCGTGGTGCGCGACGAAGCGCACGGCATCTACATCGGAGAGACGAAGGTCGCCGAATGA
- the prfB gene encoding peptide chain release factor 2 translates to MAATDFSAEIRTLRATYSSIVNVSNVDELKEDIEDLSAQAAAPNLWDNPAAAQKVTSRLSHRQTSLERLRRLDSRIDDLEVLVELSEEEHDAAALEEAERELQSLRKSLQNLEIVTLLAGEYDEREAVVTIRSGAGGVDAADFAEMLLRMYLRWAERKGFPTHILDTSYAEEAGLKSATFEVKAPYAYGTLSVEAGTHRLVRISPFDNQGRRQTSFAAVEVIPLIEQTDSIDIPDNEIKVDVFRSSGPGGQSVNTTDSAVRLTHIPTGVVVSMQNEKSQLQNRAAALRVLQSRLLVLKKQEENAEKKALAGDVKASWGDQMRSYVLNPYQMVKDLRTEHEVGNPSAVFDGEIDDFIDAGIRWRTNSRNAHG, encoded by the coding sequence ATGGCAGCTACTGATTTTTCAGCGGAAATCCGCACACTTCGGGCAACCTATTCATCCATTGTGAACGTATCTAATGTGGATGAATTGAAAGAGGATATTGAGGATCTGAGCGCGCAGGCGGCAGCACCGAATCTGTGGGATAACCCAGCTGCAGCGCAGAAGGTCACCTCTAGGTTGTCGCACCGACAGACCTCCCTGGAACGCCTGAGACGACTCGACTCTAGGATCGATGATCTTGAGGTCCTCGTGGAACTCAGCGAGGAAGAACACGACGCCGCTGCGCTGGAAGAAGCTGAGAGGGAACTGCAATCCCTCCGAAAATCACTGCAGAATCTGGAGATCGTTACGCTTTTGGCGGGCGAGTACGACGAACGCGAGGCGGTCGTGACCATCAGGTCCGGCGCGGGCGGCGTAGACGCAGCGGACTTCGCTGAAATGCTCCTGCGAATGTATCTGCGTTGGGCGGAGCGCAAGGGCTTTCCAACCCACATTCTGGATACTTCTTATGCGGAAGAAGCCGGACTCAAATCAGCGACGTTCGAGGTCAAAGCACCTTATGCCTACGGGACGCTGTCGGTTGAAGCGGGGACGCACCGTCTCGTGCGTATAAGCCCGTTTGACAACCAGGGGCGTCGTCAGACTTCCTTTGCCGCGGTCGAAGTTATTCCTCTGATCGAGCAAACGGACAGTATCGACATCCCAGATAACGAGATCAAGGTGGATGTCTTCCGGTCGTCGGGCCCTGGTGGACAGTCAGTCAACACAACGGACTCCGCGGTGAGACTCACGCACATCCCCACCGGGGTGGTGGTATCGATGCAGAATGAAAAGTCACAGCTTCAAAACCGTGCAGCTGCTCTTCGAGTGCTCCAATCAAGGCTGCTTGTGCTCAAGAAACAAGAGGAGAACGCAGAGAAAAAAGCATTGGCGGGGGATGTCAAGGCATCGTGGGGTGACCAGATGCGATCCTACGTGCTGAACCCATACCAAATGGTGAAGGACCTCCGCACGGAACATGAAGTGGGCAATCCGTCGGCAGTGTTCGACGGCGAAATCGACGACTTCATCGATGCTGGCATTCGCTGGCGGACCAATAGCCGCAACGCGCACGGATAA
- a CDS encoding pilus assembly protein TadG-related protein has product MIVEKDTDTNGQREHVGDESGQVMILVIGYVILTLMVLTVVMAISAVYLEHKKLLSVADSASLAASDNFGVGEVQDGTRGPAPALTKTSVQAAAAKYISDTGAAARFNELSISGQTGAPEGRTAHVVLTAVVHPPIVNYLVPAGIDIVVVSEARPQLGR; this is encoded by the coding sequence ATGATAGTCGAGAAAGATACAGACACTAACGGGCAACGGGAGCACGTAGGTGATGAATCTGGACAGGTCATGATCCTGGTGATTGGTTACGTCATCCTCACTCTCATGGTGCTTACCGTGGTGATGGCTATCTCGGCCGTCTACCTGGAACACAAGAAACTTCTTTCGGTTGCTGACAGTGCGTCGCTTGCCGCATCCGACAATTTCGGCGTTGGAGAGGTCCAGGATGGAACGCGCGGCCCGGCTCCTGCGCTAACGAAGACTTCTGTTCAAGCTGCAGCGGCCAAATACATTTCCGACACCGGCGCGGCAGCCAGATTCAACGAACTGTCCATCTCGGGACAGACCGGTGCTCCGGAAGGAAGGACTGCCCACGTGGTACTTACGGCAGTCGTGCACCCGCCCATCGTGAACTACTTGGTGCCCGCTGGGATAGACATCGTCGTCGTTAGCGAGGCCAGACCTCAGCTTGGGCGTTAG
- a CDS encoding TadE family protein has translation MVGGLLTLIFISIIQLTLVLHVRNTLIDAAASGARYGTLADRTPADAEGRTETLIRGSISGSFAEDISVAQDNAYGVPTLRVTVRAPLPVLGLFGPSNVMVVTGHAALQR, from the coding sequence ATGGTCGGAGGCTTGCTGACGCTCATTTTCATTTCGATCATCCAGCTCACGCTGGTTCTGCATGTTCGCAACACCTTGATCGACGCTGCTGCCTCAGGAGCCCGGTATGGGACGTTGGCTGACCGGACGCCAGCTGATGCGGAGGGCCGCACAGAAACACTGATCCGAGGGTCCATCAGCGGGTCTTTCGCCGAAGACATCAGCGTCGCACAGGACAACGCTTACGGTGTGCCGACATTGAGAGTAACTGTTCGTGCACCGCTTCCAGTCCTCGGGCTCTTTGGGCCGTCAAACGTCATGGTGGTGACCGGGCATGCCGCTCTCCAGAGGTAA
- a CDS encoding type II secretion system F family protein, whose product MTAYIAWSVLLGSALGSGLWLSFVRLPVMRKRRFVERVAPQLKSLDAGSRLFRAVGENITPFGPLERIFRPVLHDAVRRLNRFNPVSGSLAKRLVQSGTSKSVVDFRAEQIIWGGLGILAGAGFLGVLASNGTFNGFLGLVVLLGFAVGGFVFRDHVLGMKIKSREAKMLAEFPSLAELMALAVSAGESAVGALERICRTAHGELSKEFATVLAETRSGIPLLSALKSFSNRTELAPLARFVDGITVAVERGTPLADVLRAQAQDVRDMAKRELMESAGRKEIGMMVPLVFGVLPLSVVFAIFPGIALLNLGL is encoded by the coding sequence GTGACCGCCTATATCGCTTGGAGTGTGCTGCTGGGTTCCGCCCTCGGCTCTGGATTGTGGCTCAGCTTTGTCCGCTTACCGGTCATGCGGAAGCGGCGATTCGTGGAGCGCGTTGCACCGCAACTGAAGTCCTTGGATGCAGGCTCTCGGTTGTTTCGTGCGGTGGGGGAGAACATCACTCCCTTTGGGCCGTTAGAGCGGATTTTTCGGCCGGTCCTTCACGATGCAGTCAGGCGGCTCAACAGATTCAATCCAGTTTCGGGATCCCTCGCTAAACGCTTGGTCCAATCCGGAACGAGCAAGAGTGTTGTAGATTTTCGTGCTGAACAGATTATTTGGGGCGGACTGGGAATTCTGGCCGGTGCCGGGTTCTTGGGCGTGCTCGCCAGTAACGGCACCTTCAACGGCTTCCTTGGCCTAGTAGTGCTGCTTGGGTTCGCCGTCGGCGGTTTCGTCTTTCGCGACCATGTACTTGGTATGAAAATCAAGAGCAGAGAAGCCAAAATGTTGGCAGAATTTCCAAGCCTGGCCGAGCTCATGGCTTTGGCTGTGAGCGCCGGGGAAAGCGCCGTGGGAGCCCTTGAGCGCATCTGTCGGACCGCGCACGGCGAGCTCAGCAAGGAATTCGCCACAGTACTGGCCGAAACTAGATCAGGCATACCTCTATTGTCCGCACTGAAGAGCTTTTCCAACCGAACAGAGTTGGCACCACTGGCGCGTTTTGTGGACGGGATCACGGTGGCCGTCGAGCGAGGCACCCCGTTGGCCGATGTCCTTCGCGCTCAGGCTCAGGATGTTCGCGACATGGCAAAGCGCGAACTCATGGAATCAGCCGGGCGCAAGGAGATAGGCATGATGGTCCCGCTGGTGTTCGGAGTCCTCCCGCTTTCCGTTGTTTTCGCCATCTTCCCCGGAATAGCTCTACTGAATCTGGGTCTCTAA
- a CDS encoding type II secretion system F family protein — protein MTALVGLLMGIGLFLMWWSCWPVVEKTKTAARRSRINELLIQAGVERVSANGLVLSCVVVGIFVFLLVNVLTGAPPVAACFGLFGTAVPFVIVQWRAKQRRASLRELWPDVVDHLRSGIRAGLSLPEALIQLSEKGPEELRSAFREFGADYRSGGRFDDALLLLKARLADPVGDRIIEALRMTREVGGSDLGRLLGTLAEFLRDSARTRSELEARQSWTVSAARLAVAAPWIILMLLATRPEAVEAYNTTAGVGVLVAGLLVSVFCYWLMIKIGALPEDERVLQ, from the coding sequence ATGACTGCGCTTGTCGGGTTACTCATGGGTATCGGGCTGTTTCTGATGTGGTGGTCTTGCTGGCCCGTAGTTGAGAAGACCAAGACAGCGGCACGCAGGAGCAGAATTAACGAGCTCCTTATCCAGGCCGGAGTTGAGCGCGTCTCGGCCAATGGCCTAGTACTGTCATGCGTCGTGGTGGGCATATTCGTCTTCTTGCTCGTCAATGTGTTGACTGGAGCTCCGCCCGTTGCGGCGTGTTTTGGATTATTTGGGACCGCCGTTCCATTCGTCATTGTTCAGTGGCGTGCCAAACAGCGCAGGGCTTCGCTTCGAGAACTATGGCCCGATGTTGTGGATCACCTACGCTCAGGCATTCGGGCAGGTTTATCGTTGCCAGAAGCGCTCATTCAGCTCAGCGAGAAGGGGCCAGAGGAGTTGCGCAGTGCCTTTCGTGAGTTCGGAGCTGACTACCGGTCCGGAGGGCGGTTCGACGACGCTCTGCTTTTATTGAAGGCCCGGCTCGCTGACCCCGTCGGAGACAGGATTATCGAAGCGCTGAGAATGACTCGGGAAGTTGGTGGTTCGGATCTCGGACGACTTCTGGGAACACTCGCTGAATTTCTCCGCGACAGCGCCAGAACCCGTAGCGAACTTGAAGCTAGGCAGTCGTGGACAGTCAGTGCAGCCAGGCTTGCCGTCGCTGCGCCATGGATCATTCTGATGCTGCTCGCTACAAGGCCCGAGGCCGTGGAGGCGTATAACACTACGGCCGGCGTCGGCGTGCTGGTCGCCGGGCTACTCGTCTCCGTTTTTTGCTATTGGTTGATGATCAAAATCGGTGCGCTGCCCGAGGACGAGAGGGTACTTCAGTGA